Within the Micromonospora citrea genome, the region CGAACACCCTGATGGTGGCCACCCAGGTCTCCTGGTGGCCGGACGCGCAGTTCTTCCGCAGCACCGACGGCGGCGCCACCTGGACCCGGATCTGGGACTGGGCCTCCTATCCCCAGCGCAGCTTCCGCTACAGGATGGACGTCTCGTCGGTGCCGTGGCTGACCTTCGGCAACGACGACCCGAGCCCGCCGGACACCTCGCCGAAGCTCGGCTGGATGAACGAGTCGGTCGAGATCGACCCGCACGACAGCAACCGTTTCATGTACGGCACCGGCGCGACGATCTACGGCAGCACCGACCTCACCAAGTGGGACACCGGCGGCCAGTTCACCATCCGACCGATGGTCAGGGGCCTGGAGGAGACCGCGGTGCTCGACCTGATCAGCCCGCCCTCCGGGGCGCCGTTGGTCAGCGCGCTGGGCGACATCGGCGGCTTCCGGCACGCCGACCTGGACGCCGTACCGCCGATGATGTTCACCCAGCCGAACTTCACCAGCACCACCAGCCTCGACTACGCCGAGACGAAGCCGGGCGTGATGGTGCGGGCCGGCAGCTTCGCCGACGCGGACCGCCCGGGCGACAGCCACGTCGCGTTCTCCACCGACGGCGGGGCCAGCTGGTTCCAGGGCACCGAGCCGTCCGGCGTCGACAGTGGCGGCACGGTCGCGGCGTCGGCCGACGGCAGCCGGTTCGTCTGGGCCCCGGGGGACGCCGGCCAGCAGGTGGTTTACTCGGTCGGCTTCGGCACCTCGTGGGCCGCGTCGACGGGCGTTCCCGCCAACTCGACGATCGAGTCCGACCGCGTCAACCCGAACAAGTTCTACGCCTTCGGCGGCGGAAAATTCCACGTCAGCACCGACGGCGGGGTGAGCTTCACGGCCTCGGCCGCCGCCGGCCTGCCCACCACCGGCACCGTCAGGTTCAAGGCGCTGCCCGGCCGGGAGGGCGAGCTGTGGCTGGCCGGCAGGGGCGGGCTGTGGCGCTCGACCGACTCCGGCACCACCTTCACGAAGCTGCCGGCGGTGAGCACCGCCGGCAACGTCGGCTTCGGCAAGGCCGCGCCCGGCCGGACGTACCCGGCGCTGTACCTCTTCGGCACCGTCGACGGTCGGCCCGGCGTGCACCGCTCGGACGACACGGGCGCGACCTGGGTGCGGATCAACGACGACCGGCACCAGTACGGCAACGCGGGCGAGGCGCTGACCGGCGACCCCAGGGTCTACGGCCGGGTCTACCTCGGCACCAACGGCCGGGGCATTCTCGTGGCGGACCGGCTCGGCGGCGATCCCACCCCGACCCCGACCGGCCCTACGCCCACCCCGACCGGCCCGACGCCGACGCCCACCGGCCCGAGCCCGACGCCGACGCTCACGCCGCCGCCCGGCGGGTGTTCGGCCAGCTACCGGGTGATTGGCTCCTGGGCCGGGGGCTTCCAGGGTGAGGTGGTGGTGCGCAACACCCGCCCCACACCGATCACCGGCTGGACGGTGGACTGGGCCTTCCCGGACGGCCAGCGGATCACCCAGCTCTGGGGCGGTACGCACACCCAGACCGGCCCGGCGGTCACGGTCCGCGACGCCGGCTGGAACGGTGGACTCGGCGGGGGCGCCAGCACCACGATCGGCTTCCTTGGAAGCTGGACCGGCGCCAACGGTCCACCGCGCGCGATCACCTGCACCAGCCGCTGACCCTGGGGTGGGCGGTCCAGTCGGGCCGCCCACCCCAGGTCACGTGACCTGCATCAGCCGCCGGCGCTCGTGCCGGTGGGCGCTCAGCTGTCCAGGCCGACGGGGGAGTTCGGCCGGTCCACGTCGACGAACTCGATGTCGTCGGCGGCCCGGTCGCGGCTGCCGGCCGCCCGGGCCGCGGTGCCGGCGGCCCAGCCGATCGCGGCTCCGGCCAGCGCGGCGGCGACCAGCAGCGTCCAGGGCAGCGCCGGCCGCCGGCCGGCGAGCGCGTCGAAGGCCAGGGTCGCCCGGCGACGCGCCTCGTCCGCCGCCGAGCCCACCAGGTCGCCGGCCTCGTCGGCGAGGCCGGACCCGCCCCGGCGGGCCGACCGGACGGTGTCGCCGGCGGAGCTGACCGCCGAGACCAGGTGCTGCCACGCCTGGTCCGCGATCCGCTCGGGCTTGCTGCGGCGGTCCAGCAGGTTGGTTCCGAACATGGTGGTTACCTCCTCGGGGTGCCGAAGCCGACGGCCACTTCGGACTTCGACGGCGCACCGGCGGTCACGGTTCACTCGTCCCGCCTGTGCCCGGTCGGGCGGCTCCGCAAACCCCGCCCGTCGCGGGCGGACCGGGACCGCCGGGACGCCCGGTGCGTCAGCGGGGCGTGACGACCGCGGTCAGGCCGCGCGCGAAGTCGTCACCGTCGTCATCGTCGTCGTCCCCGCCGCCGCCGAACCCGCAGGCCAGCACGAGGGCCAGCAGCGCGCCGACACCGGCCAGCGCGGCAAGTCTCCTGATCATCGGTCGTCCTTCCGTCGAGGTCCCGTCCGTCGAGCCGATGCTAGGCAGCGCGGGCAACGCGCGGGGCGGAAGAGGCCGGGCCACGCCGGGAGGTCGGGTACCGGGCGGTGTCGACGGGGGACCGCTACCCTGGGTCGGCGACGCGTCAGCGCCAGCTGATCGTTGGGGGAAGAAGAAGTCAAAAGTCCGGATAAGGGCGACTTGAGGCGTCCTCGTCCGCGAATTGCTCATCCCGAGGGGTGGCGACCGAGGCCGTCGGAGGAATACTCTCGGTCGCGGCCCGCGTACTGATGAGGCGCCCGTCGGACGGGCGAGTGGAGGTGCTCGCGTGAGCCTGTCGATCGTGAAGTCGGTCCTGCCCGGTGGTGTCGTGGAGATCGCCCCTCGGGGCGAGATCGACGTCGACACCGCGTACGAGGTGCGTGAGG harbors:
- a CDS encoding cellulose binding domain-containing protein; translated protein: MRRSLAGAVAAVLAAATAVVAVLFTLAPTGSAAAAAAEPYSWKNVRIDGGGFVPGIIFNPTEKNLIYARTDIGGAYRWEQASQSWTPLLDWIGADKWGWNGVVSLATDPVQTNRVYVAAGMYTNGWDPNHGAVLRSADKGATWQVAELPFHLGGNENGRGMGERLTVDPNRNSIVYLGAPGGNGLWRSTDHGATWAKVANFPNVGNFPSTGANNQGIVWVTFDPSTGTAGNATRTVYVGVADKQNPVYRSTDAGATWQPVPGAPTGFIPHKGVVDHVGGYLYIATSDTGGPYDGGKGDVWKFNRATGGWTRISPVPSTDSGNTFGYSGLTVDRQRPNTLMVATQVSWWPDAQFFRSTDGGATWTRIWDWASYPQRSFRYRMDVSSVPWLTFGNDDPSPPDTSPKLGWMNESVEIDPHDSNRFMYGTGATIYGSTDLTKWDTGGQFTIRPMVRGLEETAVLDLISPPSGAPLVSALGDIGGFRHADLDAVPPMMFTQPNFTSTTSLDYAETKPGVMVRAGSFADADRPGDSHVAFSTDGGASWFQGTEPSGVDSGGTVAASADGSRFVWAPGDAGQQVVYSVGFGTSWAASTGVPANSTIESDRVNPNKFYAFGGGKFHVSTDGGVSFTASAAAGLPTTGTVRFKALPGREGELWLAGRGGLWRSTDSGTTFTKLPAVSTAGNVGFGKAAPGRTYPALYLFGTVDGRPGVHRSDDTGATWVRINDDRHQYGNAGEALTGDPRVYGRVYLGTNGRGILVADRLGGDPTPTPTGPTPTPTGPTPTPTGPSPTPTLTPPPGGCSASYRVIGSWAGGFQGEVVVRNTRPTPITGWTVDWAFPDGQRITQLWGGTHTQTGPAVTVRDAGWNGGLGGGASTTIGFLGSWTGANGPPRAITCTSR